A genomic region of Colletes latitarsis isolate SP2378_abdomen chromosome 7, iyColLati1, whole genome shotgun sequence contains the following coding sequences:
- the Sod1 gene encoding superoxide dismutase 1, whose amino-acid sequence MVKAVCVLQGDAKGTLHFEQADGSGAVKVTGQVSGLQKGLHGFHIHEFGDNTNGCTSAGAHFNPLGKEHGGPTSAERHVGDLGNIEASADGVANVNITDNQIQLQGPNNIIGRTLVVHADPDDLGKGGHELSKTTGNAGARLACGVVGITKA is encoded by the exons ATGGTTAAAGCCGTGTGCGTTCTTCAGGGTGATGCCAAAGGCACCCTTCACTTCGAACAAGCG GATGGTTCAGGTGCGGTGAAGGTCACTGGTCAGGTATCCGGCTTACAAAAAGGATTGCATGGTTTTCATATTCACGAATTCGGCGATAACACTAATG GTTGCACAAGTGCTGGCGCACACTTCAATCCATTAGGAAAAGAACATGGTGGACCAACTTCAGCTGAACGTCATGTTGGAGACTTGGGAAATATTGAAGCAAGTGCAGATGGTGTGGCTAATGTTAACATAACCGATAACCAGATCCAACTTCAGGGACCAAACAATATAATTGGCAGAACTTTGGTG GTTCATGCTGACCCAGATGATCTTGGCAAGGGAGGTCATGAACTGTCAAAAACCACCGGAAATGCGGGTGCTCGCCTCGCTTGCGGCGTTGTTGGCATTACAAAAGCCTAA
- the Mus304 gene encoding mutagen-sensitive 304 isoform X1 — protein sequence MFKRVESNGGNEYHVPAKRPKYDTKKGTLASAYTKAREPTNKKLGKTDDVWGDDFAEEDIEEMDFVATQACLEENTALTQPYVERPSLSMGRSYSVPSTSKAVSNVNRTKSDLLRPPVYMFPYNTQKNKAENLNDISNVVSADYKDFEEKLKNRPIHNSTFKLDENFIVPEPQYAMELEKLRQENKKLLNDFITKEGETVFLRNQLQQTHMRAELDTMEKTRFIEAQENRHRAEVNTLCKEKEHLKTQLELQTFEVGNLMERCKLLEGGNIKLTEPHTTSLNVSMNKSRFSSPMKRSLLSNKRPVKVKETCVQTNMHNKSLYCLKTWNPCYPLAKISKLIYDTPQPEKSVVNIQVIEKTGRRNLPILQEEDTFRIYENPELVKPVTTTIDDKRLTVEFILPEIAALQRKTDSELESENSISIMNKLVSTARELILNVIVLLKTIFQAMRNDDIRDMNDIYFSDLYSSSDFYGKSVCDANAWHECERGVETRRVFGVLSYVALESMYLSKYLAGKTSLLTERDESYKSYSRQMVRYDTWPGKNQRFEMLEMILQFVVLVGSTYDTIVASKRNENRKRRSYQFSGLMCAIMMVICNVHKKVEYCSQGMEYVYQIFKEIVFSRPLPYCYALLSNMMMIFTKSATYLRKLCVNSQPMAVNNWKGSLHFTPDACPLQIFLAQVENHWFDIIAAIDITDAMLQFVQYILQTDVIPLRSETLESCNCCMKLLRFTIKTLCKCAETNLSAIRDFDLDRFPLEQKDICHLKSICAKHSTCCPTGSKHCIRKVYRDQFSDPNARMTLNRRQRKILRDGIRFLSHMAICDPDFVIRLSDIEDSFHLFMRNISAFDDFVLHENEQEAMNRIKQTFILDKTSTQSEIESFENGNMRELNTLTNFEEKTVQPAPTYSKKDNSHNKFLLTIKSLYNNKIEF from the exons ATGTTTAAAAGAGTAGAAAGTAATGGAGGAAATGAGTACCATGTGCCTGCCAAGCGACCAAAGTACGATACAAAGAAGGGAACTTTGGCATCTGCTTACACAAAAGCTAGAGAGCCAACAAATAAAAAGTTGGGAAAAACTGATGATGTGTGGGGTGATGATTTTGCGGAGGAGGACATAGAAGAAATGGATTTTGTGGCTACTCAAGCTTGTTTAGAG GAAAACACTGCTTTAACTCAACCATATGTAGAGCGACCATCATTGAGTATGGGGAGATCTTATAGTGTGCCATCTACTAGTAAAGCTGTTTCTAATGTAAATAGAACTAAAAGTGATTTATTAAGACCTCCAGTGTACATGTTTCCATACAATACTCAGAAAAACAAAGCAGAGAATTTGAATGATATAAGTAATGTAGTTTCTGCTGACTACAAGGATTTTgaagagaaattaaaaaatagaccAATACATAATTCAACATTTAAATTGGATGAAAATTTTATTGTTCCAG AGCCACAATACGCGATGGAATTGGAGAAATTGAGacaggaaaataaaaaattgttaaacgATTTTATAACTAAAGAAGGAGAAACTGTTTTTTTAAGAAATCAATTGCAGCAGACTCATATGCGCGCCGAGCTCGATACGATGGAAAAAACTCGTTTTATCGAGGCACAAGAAAATCGACACAGAGCAGAAGTGAATACTCTATGTAAAGAAAAAGAGCATTTAAAAACCCAACTCGAATTGCAA ACGTTCGAAGTGGGAAATTTAATGGAACGTTGTAAATTATTAGAAGgaggaaacattaaattaaccgAGCCACATACTACGAGTTTGAACGTTTCTATGAATAAAAGTAGATTTAGTTCGCCGATGAAACG ATCATTACTTTCGAATAAAAGACCGGTAAAAGTAAAGGAAACTTGCGTTCAAACAAACATGCATAATAAAAGCCTCTATTGCCTTAAAACTTGGAATCCGT GTTATCCTCTTGCAAAAATATCCAAGTTAATATATGATACACCACAGCCAGAGAAATCTGTGGTAAATATTCAAGTGATAGAAAAAACCGGGCGAAGAAATTTGCCGATTTTGCAAGAAGAAGATACATTCAGAATATACG AAAACCCGGAATTAGTGAAACCTGTAACCACGACGATAGACGACAAGAGATTAACGGTGGAATTTATTTTACCGGAAATAGCTGCCCTCCAGCGAAAAACAGACTCGGAACTCGAGTCGGAAAATTCGATATCGATAATGAATAAA TTAGTTTCCACCGCACGGGAGTTGATACTGAACGTAATCGTCCTCCTTAAGACGATTTTCCAAGCTATGAGAAACGACGATATTCGAGACATGAACGACATTTACTTTTCTGACTTGTACTCGAGCTCGGATTTCTATGGCAAGTCTGTATGCGACGCGAACGCGTGGCACGAATGCGAACGCGGGGTCGAGACCAGGCGTGTCTTTGGCGTGTTGTCGTATGTGGCTCTGGAATCAATGTACCTGAGCAAATACCTCGCAGGAAAGACGTCGTTACTCACCGAGAGGGACGAATCCTATAAATCTTATTCCCGCCAAATGGTTCGATATGACACGTGGCCGGGGAAAAATCAGAGGTTTGAGATGTTAGAGATGATCTTGCAGTTCGTTGTTTTAGTTGGATCCACG TATGATACGATTGTAGCATCGAAAAGGAATGAGAATCGCAAG AGAAGATCCTATCAATTTAGTGGTCTCATGTGTGCAATCATGATGGTTATATGCAATGTGCACAAAAAAGTTGAATATTGTTCCCAAGG AATGGAATATGTTTatcaaatttttaaggaaatagTGTTCTCCAGGCCTCTGCCTTATTGTTACGCGTTGCTAAGTAATATGATGATGATTTTCACCAAATCTGCCACGTATTTACGAAAGCTTTGCGTTAATTCAC aaCCAATGGCTGTGAACAACTGGAAAGGCTCTCTACATTTCACTCCAG ACGCTTGTCCGTTGCAAATATTTCTGGCCCAAGTGGAGAACCATTGGTTCGACATAATAGCCGCTATAGACATCACGGATGCGATGTTGCAGTTCGTGCAATATATATTGCAAACGGACGTTATTCCCTTGAGATCCGAGACCTTGGAGTCTTGTAATTGTTGCATGAAATTACTGCGATTCACGATCAAAACGCTATGCAAGTGCGCGGAAACGAATCTCAGCGCTATCAGAGATTTCGATCTGGACCGTTTCCCTTTAGAGCAGAAAGACATTTGCCACTTGAAGAGTATTTGCGCCAAACATTCCACGTGCTGTCCGACAGGCAGCAAACATTGCATCAGGAAGGTCTACCGAGATCAATTTTCCGACCCTAACGCCAGAATGACGCTAAACAGGAGACAGAGGAAGATACTGAGGGAcggaataagatttttatctcACATGGCGATATGCGATCCAGATTTCGTTATTCGTTTGTCGGACATTGAAGATTCGTTCCATTTGTTCATGAGGAACATAAGTGCCTTTGATGACTTTGTACTTCATGAAAACGAAC AGGAGGCTATGAATCGAATAAAACAAACGTTCATTTTGGACAAAACTTCCACGCAATCCGAAATTGAGTCGTTCGAGAATGGCAACATGAGAGAATTAAACACGTTAACGAACTTCGAAGAGAAGACCGTTCAACCTGCACCCACATACTCCAAGAAAGATAACAGTCACAATAAGTTCTTGCTAACCATTAAATCATTGTACAATAACAAAATAGAATTTTAG
- the Mus304 gene encoding mutagen-sensitive 304 isoform X3 gives MELEKLRQENKKLLNDFITKEGETVFLRNQLQQTHMRAELDTMEKTRFIEAQENRHRAEVNTLCKEKEHLKTQLELQTFEVGNLMERCKLLEGGNIKLTEPHTTSLNVSMNKSRFSSPMKRSLLSNKRPVKVKETCVQTNMHNKSLYCLKTWNPCYPLAKISKLIYDTPQPEKSVVNIQVIEKTGRRNLPILQEEDTFRIYENPELVKPVTTTIDDKRLTVEFILPEIAALQRKTDSELESENSISIMNKLVSTARELILNVIVLLKTIFQAMRNDDIRDMNDIYFSDLYSSSDFYGKSVCDANAWHECERGVETRRVFGVLSYVALESMYLSKYLAGKTSLLTERDESYKSYSRQMVRYDTWPGKNQRFEMLEMILQFVVLVGSTYDTIVASKRNENRKRRSYQFSGLMCAIMMVICNVHKKVEYCSQGMEYVYQIFKEIVFSRPLPYCYALLSNMMMIFTKSATYLRKLCVNSQPMAVNNWKGSLHFTPDACPLQIFLAQVENHWFDIIAAIDITDAMLQFVQYILQTDVIPLRSETLESCNCCMKLLRFTIKTLCKCAETNLSAIRDFDLDRFPLEQKDICHLKSICAKHSTCCPTGSKHCIRKVYRDQFSDPNARMTLNRRQRKILRDGIRFLSHMAICDPDFVIRLSDIEDSFHLFMRNISAFDDFVLHENEQEAMNRIKQTFILDKTSTQSEIESFENGNMRELNTLTNFEEKTVQPAPTYSKKDNSHNKFLLTIKSLYNNKIEF, from the exons ATGGAATTGGAGAAATTGAGacaggaaaataaaaaattgttaaacgATTTTATAACTAAAGAAGGAGAAACTGTTTTTTTAAGAAATCAATTGCAGCAGACTCATATGCGCGCCGAGCTCGATACGATGGAAAAAACTCGTTTTATCGAGGCACAAGAAAATCGACACAGAGCAGAAGTGAATACTCTATGTAAAGAAAAAGAGCATTTAAAAACCCAACTCGAATTGCAA ACGTTCGAAGTGGGAAATTTAATGGAACGTTGTAAATTATTAGAAGgaggaaacattaaattaaccgAGCCACATACTACGAGTTTGAACGTTTCTATGAATAAAAGTAGATTTAGTTCGCCGATGAAACG ATCATTACTTTCGAATAAAAGACCGGTAAAAGTAAAGGAAACTTGCGTTCAAACAAACATGCATAATAAAAGCCTCTATTGCCTTAAAACTTGGAATCCGT GTTATCCTCTTGCAAAAATATCCAAGTTAATATATGATACACCACAGCCAGAGAAATCTGTGGTAAATATTCAAGTGATAGAAAAAACCGGGCGAAGAAATTTGCCGATTTTGCAAGAAGAAGATACATTCAGAATATACG AAAACCCGGAATTAGTGAAACCTGTAACCACGACGATAGACGACAAGAGATTAACGGTGGAATTTATTTTACCGGAAATAGCTGCCCTCCAGCGAAAAACAGACTCGGAACTCGAGTCGGAAAATTCGATATCGATAATGAATAAA TTAGTTTCCACCGCACGGGAGTTGATACTGAACGTAATCGTCCTCCTTAAGACGATTTTCCAAGCTATGAGAAACGACGATATTCGAGACATGAACGACATTTACTTTTCTGACTTGTACTCGAGCTCGGATTTCTATGGCAAGTCTGTATGCGACGCGAACGCGTGGCACGAATGCGAACGCGGGGTCGAGACCAGGCGTGTCTTTGGCGTGTTGTCGTATGTGGCTCTGGAATCAATGTACCTGAGCAAATACCTCGCAGGAAAGACGTCGTTACTCACCGAGAGGGACGAATCCTATAAATCTTATTCCCGCCAAATGGTTCGATATGACACGTGGCCGGGGAAAAATCAGAGGTTTGAGATGTTAGAGATGATCTTGCAGTTCGTTGTTTTAGTTGGATCCACG TATGATACGATTGTAGCATCGAAAAGGAATGAGAATCGCAAG AGAAGATCCTATCAATTTAGTGGTCTCATGTGTGCAATCATGATGGTTATATGCAATGTGCACAAAAAAGTTGAATATTGTTCCCAAGG AATGGAATATGTTTatcaaatttttaaggaaatagTGTTCTCCAGGCCTCTGCCTTATTGTTACGCGTTGCTAAGTAATATGATGATGATTTTCACCAAATCTGCCACGTATTTACGAAAGCTTTGCGTTAATTCAC aaCCAATGGCTGTGAACAACTGGAAAGGCTCTCTACATTTCACTCCAG ACGCTTGTCCGTTGCAAATATTTCTGGCCCAAGTGGAGAACCATTGGTTCGACATAATAGCCGCTATAGACATCACGGATGCGATGTTGCAGTTCGTGCAATATATATTGCAAACGGACGTTATTCCCTTGAGATCCGAGACCTTGGAGTCTTGTAATTGTTGCATGAAATTACTGCGATTCACGATCAAAACGCTATGCAAGTGCGCGGAAACGAATCTCAGCGCTATCAGAGATTTCGATCTGGACCGTTTCCCTTTAGAGCAGAAAGACATTTGCCACTTGAAGAGTATTTGCGCCAAACATTCCACGTGCTGTCCGACAGGCAGCAAACATTGCATCAGGAAGGTCTACCGAGATCAATTTTCCGACCCTAACGCCAGAATGACGCTAAACAGGAGACAGAGGAAGATACTGAGGGAcggaataagatttttatctcACATGGCGATATGCGATCCAGATTTCGTTATTCGTTTGTCGGACATTGAAGATTCGTTCCATTTGTTCATGAGGAACATAAGTGCCTTTGATGACTTTGTACTTCATGAAAACGAAC AGGAGGCTATGAATCGAATAAAACAAACGTTCATTTTGGACAAAACTTCCACGCAATCCGAAATTGAGTCGTTCGAGAATGGCAACATGAGAGAATTAAACACGTTAACGAACTTCGAAGAGAAGACCGTTCAACCTGCACCCACATACTCCAAGAAAGATAACAGTCACAATAAGTTCTTGCTAACCATTAAATCATTGTACAATAACAAAATAGAATTTTAG
- the Mus304 gene encoding mutagen-sensitive 304 isoform X2 codes for MFKRVESNGGNEYHVPAKRPKYDTKKGTLASAYTKAREPTNKKLGKTDDVWGDDFAEEDIEEMDFVATQACLEENTALTQPYVERPSLSMGRSYSVPSTSKAVSNVNRTKSDLLRPPVYMFPYNTQKNKAENLNDISNVVSADYKDFEEKLKNRPIHNSTFKLDENFIVPEPQYAMELEKLRQENKKLLNDFITKEGETVFLRNQLQQTHMRAELDTMEKTRFIEAQENRHRAEVNTLCKEKEHLKTQLELQTFEVGNLMERCKLLEGGNIKLTEPHTTSLNVSMNKSRFSSPMKRSLLSNKRPVKVKETCVQTNMHNKSLYCLKTWNPCYPLAKISKLIYDTPQPEKSVVNIQVIEKTGRRNLPILQEEDTFRIYENPELVKPVTTTIDDKRLTVEFILPEIAALQRKTDSELESENSISIMNKLVSTARELILNVIVLLKTIFQAMRNDDIRDMNDIYFSDLYSSSDFYGKSVCDANAWHECERGVETRRVFGVLSYVALESMYLSKYLAGKTSLLTERDESYKSYSRQMVRYDTWPGKNQRFEMLEMILQFVVLVGSTRRSYQFSGLMCAIMMVICNVHKKVEYCSQGMEYVYQIFKEIVFSRPLPYCYALLSNMMMIFTKSATYLRKLCVNSQPMAVNNWKGSLHFTPDACPLQIFLAQVENHWFDIIAAIDITDAMLQFVQYILQTDVIPLRSETLESCNCCMKLLRFTIKTLCKCAETNLSAIRDFDLDRFPLEQKDICHLKSICAKHSTCCPTGSKHCIRKVYRDQFSDPNARMTLNRRQRKILRDGIRFLSHMAICDPDFVIRLSDIEDSFHLFMRNISAFDDFVLHENEQEAMNRIKQTFILDKTSTQSEIESFENGNMRELNTLTNFEEKTVQPAPTYSKKDNSHNKFLLTIKSLYNNKIEF; via the exons ATGTTTAAAAGAGTAGAAAGTAATGGAGGAAATGAGTACCATGTGCCTGCCAAGCGACCAAAGTACGATACAAAGAAGGGAACTTTGGCATCTGCTTACACAAAAGCTAGAGAGCCAACAAATAAAAAGTTGGGAAAAACTGATGATGTGTGGGGTGATGATTTTGCGGAGGAGGACATAGAAGAAATGGATTTTGTGGCTACTCAAGCTTGTTTAGAG GAAAACACTGCTTTAACTCAACCATATGTAGAGCGACCATCATTGAGTATGGGGAGATCTTATAGTGTGCCATCTACTAGTAAAGCTGTTTCTAATGTAAATAGAACTAAAAGTGATTTATTAAGACCTCCAGTGTACATGTTTCCATACAATACTCAGAAAAACAAAGCAGAGAATTTGAATGATATAAGTAATGTAGTTTCTGCTGACTACAAGGATTTTgaagagaaattaaaaaatagaccAATACATAATTCAACATTTAAATTGGATGAAAATTTTATTGTTCCAG AGCCACAATACGCGATGGAATTGGAGAAATTGAGacaggaaaataaaaaattgttaaacgATTTTATAACTAAAGAAGGAGAAACTGTTTTTTTAAGAAATCAATTGCAGCAGACTCATATGCGCGCCGAGCTCGATACGATGGAAAAAACTCGTTTTATCGAGGCACAAGAAAATCGACACAGAGCAGAAGTGAATACTCTATGTAAAGAAAAAGAGCATTTAAAAACCCAACTCGAATTGCAA ACGTTCGAAGTGGGAAATTTAATGGAACGTTGTAAATTATTAGAAGgaggaaacattaaattaaccgAGCCACATACTACGAGTTTGAACGTTTCTATGAATAAAAGTAGATTTAGTTCGCCGATGAAACG ATCATTACTTTCGAATAAAAGACCGGTAAAAGTAAAGGAAACTTGCGTTCAAACAAACATGCATAATAAAAGCCTCTATTGCCTTAAAACTTGGAATCCGT GTTATCCTCTTGCAAAAATATCCAAGTTAATATATGATACACCACAGCCAGAGAAATCTGTGGTAAATATTCAAGTGATAGAAAAAACCGGGCGAAGAAATTTGCCGATTTTGCAAGAAGAAGATACATTCAGAATATACG AAAACCCGGAATTAGTGAAACCTGTAACCACGACGATAGACGACAAGAGATTAACGGTGGAATTTATTTTACCGGAAATAGCTGCCCTCCAGCGAAAAACAGACTCGGAACTCGAGTCGGAAAATTCGATATCGATAATGAATAAA TTAGTTTCCACCGCACGGGAGTTGATACTGAACGTAATCGTCCTCCTTAAGACGATTTTCCAAGCTATGAGAAACGACGATATTCGAGACATGAACGACATTTACTTTTCTGACTTGTACTCGAGCTCGGATTTCTATGGCAAGTCTGTATGCGACGCGAACGCGTGGCACGAATGCGAACGCGGGGTCGAGACCAGGCGTGTCTTTGGCGTGTTGTCGTATGTGGCTCTGGAATCAATGTACCTGAGCAAATACCTCGCAGGAAAGACGTCGTTACTCACCGAGAGGGACGAATCCTATAAATCTTATTCCCGCCAAATGGTTCGATATGACACGTGGCCGGGGAAAAATCAGAGGTTTGAGATGTTAGAGATGATCTTGCAGTTCGTTGTTTTAGTTGGATCCACG AGAAGATCCTATCAATTTAGTGGTCTCATGTGTGCAATCATGATGGTTATATGCAATGTGCACAAAAAAGTTGAATATTGTTCCCAAGG AATGGAATATGTTTatcaaatttttaaggaaatagTGTTCTCCAGGCCTCTGCCTTATTGTTACGCGTTGCTAAGTAATATGATGATGATTTTCACCAAATCTGCCACGTATTTACGAAAGCTTTGCGTTAATTCAC aaCCAATGGCTGTGAACAACTGGAAAGGCTCTCTACATTTCACTCCAG ACGCTTGTCCGTTGCAAATATTTCTGGCCCAAGTGGAGAACCATTGGTTCGACATAATAGCCGCTATAGACATCACGGATGCGATGTTGCAGTTCGTGCAATATATATTGCAAACGGACGTTATTCCCTTGAGATCCGAGACCTTGGAGTCTTGTAATTGTTGCATGAAATTACTGCGATTCACGATCAAAACGCTATGCAAGTGCGCGGAAACGAATCTCAGCGCTATCAGAGATTTCGATCTGGACCGTTTCCCTTTAGAGCAGAAAGACATTTGCCACTTGAAGAGTATTTGCGCCAAACATTCCACGTGCTGTCCGACAGGCAGCAAACATTGCATCAGGAAGGTCTACCGAGATCAATTTTCCGACCCTAACGCCAGAATGACGCTAAACAGGAGACAGAGGAAGATACTGAGGGAcggaataagatttttatctcACATGGCGATATGCGATCCAGATTTCGTTATTCGTTTGTCGGACATTGAAGATTCGTTCCATTTGTTCATGAGGAACATAAGTGCCTTTGATGACTTTGTACTTCATGAAAACGAAC AGGAGGCTATGAATCGAATAAAACAAACGTTCATTTTGGACAAAACTTCCACGCAATCCGAAATTGAGTCGTTCGAGAATGGCAACATGAGAGAATTAAACACGTTAACGAACTTCGAAGAGAAGACCGTTCAACCTGCACCCACATACTCCAAGAAAGATAACAGTCACAATAAGTTCTTGCTAACCATTAAATCATTGTACAATAACAAAATAGAATTTTAG
- the LOC143344035 gene encoding NADH dehydrogenase [ubiquinone] 1 alpha subcomplex subunit 7 yields MPRGVQHRSVTPAIQVFRNILRGRSVVESLRHSDTIAARTQPDPLVPGGPNHKLSKVYYYTRDARRLVTPPEEVYSCQQQIEHGKPTDIKYIAPSKIYAPDDK; encoded by the exons atgccACGTGGCGTACAACACAGATCGGTAACACCTGCGATACAAGTATTTCGAAATATTTTGAGAGGT AGATCAGTTGTAGAATCATTAAGGCATAGTGATACAATTGCTGCACGTACACAACCAGATCCTCTTGTACCTGGTGGGCCAAATCATAAACTTTCCAAAGTTTATTATTATACGCGTGATGCCAGGCGCCTTGTTACACCACCTGAGGAGGTATATTCGTGCCAGCAACAAATTGAACATGG GAAACCCACTGACATTAAATATATCGCGCCAAGTAAAATTTATGCACCCGACGATAAATAA